In one Desulfomicrobium macestii genomic region, the following are encoded:
- the fliG gene encoding flagellar motor switch protein FliG, with protein MAAPTGKLTGPQKTAILILALGDAFASEVFKKFERAEITAVSRAMAKLDTVNKEQAEEVLKEFNQAMTIGKEMLYGGPEQVRKMISSNLDSDTARYILDELDFDSGPVPFKELGNVSPKILAQILRNEHPQTLALILGHLPSDSAGNLLQNMAPGVRAEVLIRLAKLEAVAEEMLVEVDRVLQSQLIAIGGKEGRKVGGVNSVAEILNAIDRATEEEIMADIEEESAQLAEEIKQLMFVFEDITKIDDRGIREVLKEISNEDLTMSLKTAPEELREKFFKNLSERAGNMIREDLEIMGPVKLSEVEAAQQNIVKQVRRLEAEGRIVIAGSGGEVLV; from the coding sequence GTGGCAGCACCTACTGGAAAACTGACCGGGCCGCAGAAGACGGCCATCCTTATCCTGGCCCTTGGCGACGCGTTTGCCTCCGAGGTCTTCAAGAAGTTCGAACGCGCCGAGATCACTGCCGTGTCACGGGCCATGGCCAAGCTCGATACCGTGAACAAGGAACAGGCCGAGGAAGTGCTCAAGGAGTTCAACCAGGCCATGACCATCGGCAAGGAGATGCTCTACGGCGGCCCGGAACAGGTGCGCAAGATGATCTCCTCGAACCTCGATTCCGACACGGCGCGCTACATCCTGGACGAGCTTGATTTCGATTCCGGGCCCGTGCCCTTCAAGGAGCTTGGCAACGTCAGTCCCAAGATTCTGGCCCAGATCCTGCGCAACGAGCACCCCCAGACCCTGGCGCTGATCCTCGGGCACCTGCCATCCGATAGCGCGGGGAATCTCCTGCAGAACATGGCCCCCGGAGTGCGGGCCGAGGTGCTCATCCGCCTGGCCAAGCTCGAAGCCGTGGCCGAGGAAATGCTGGTCGAGGTCGATCGGGTCCTGCAAAGCCAGCTCATCGCCATCGGCGGCAAGGAAGGCCGCAAGGTCGGCGGCGTCAATTCCGTGGCGGAAATCCTCAACGCCATCGACCGGGCCACGGAAGAGGAAATCATGGCCGACATCGAGGAAGAGAGCGCGCAGCTGGCCGAAGAGATCAAGCAGCTCATGTTCGTCTTCGAGGACATCACCAAGATCGACGACCGCGGCATCCGCGAAGTTCTGAAGGAAATCAGCAACGAGGACCTGACCATGTCCCTGAAGACCGCGCCGGAGGAACTGCGCGAGAAGTTCTTCAAGAACCTGTCCGAACGCGCGGGCAACATGATCCGCGAGGATCTGGAAATCATGGGACCGGTCAAGCTGTCCGAGGTCGAGGCCGCGCAGCAGAACATCGTCAAGCAGGTAAGACGCCTGGAGGCCGAAGGCCGCATCGTCATCGCCGGCAGCGGAGGCGAAGTCCTTGTCTGA
- the flgC gene encoding flagellar basal body rod protein FlgC has product MDFMTAIDVGASALKAERTHLNVISMNLANAKTTRTADGGPYRRKEVVFKETEVQSPFSKAMNSALDQDVKGVRVESVQNDRRPLKQVYEPGHPDADEEGYVSYPDINVVEEMTNMLSAMRAYEANVSTITTSKSMFSKALEIGR; this is encoded by the coding sequence CGATGTCGGGGCGTCCGCGCTCAAGGCCGAACGCACCCATTTGAACGTCATCTCCATGAACCTGGCCAACGCCAAGACGACCAGAACCGCGGACGGCGGACCGTACCGCCGCAAGGAAGTCGTTTTCAAGGAAACCGAAGTGCAGAGCCCCTTCTCCAAGGCCATGAACTCGGCCCTGGATCAGGACGTCAAAGGAGTCAGGGTCGAATCGGTCCAGAACGACCGGCGGCCGCTCAAGCAGGTTTACGAGCCGGGGCACCCGGACGCCGACGAGGAAGGCTACGTCAGCTATCCGGACATCAACGTGGTGGAGGAGATGACCAACATGCTCTCGGCCATGCGCGCCTACGAGGCCAACGTTTCGACCATCACCACGTCCAAGAGCATGTTTTCCAAGGCCCTTGAAATCGGACGTTAG
- the fliF gene encoding flagellar basal-body MS-ring/collar protein FliF, with product MPPFLQSTLAKATDFWTDKSLAQRILLGGLLVSLLIAFFAMIFWMNKVDYRVLYSNLYQEDASSVVNYLQKEKIPYRITDSGTTITVPGDMVYEARLKLAGEGSLHGQGIGFELFDENKIGQTNFVQGINYQRALQGELSRTISELSEVESARVHLVLPNKSLFVEEQAPPSAAIMLKLKGGRSLGAQQVQAIVNLVSTSVEGMTTEHITLADSRGKILYEPKADTDFTGLSSTQLEYQMSMQRSLEQRIEQLLVPIVGPGRVIARVNADLDFDRTTIRKEIFDPKSAVVRSEVRNEEESKGSANVDGGTPDPNYQGENDGMASGTAQESTRTSSTTNFDINKEEQQIISQVGSIKRLSVAVLVDGKYTQQQDGTYAFEPLSAEQMEQIRQLSQRAVGFDDTRGDAIEVSSISFGEPMGAEQAPLLDVASRYFQLLGKPLLNTLIILLFLLFVARPVVLALIRPKVEKPTVQTSDELGAAQELMALTEGLNEEDMAAVDAVKRIENAKHLAQQLVEQNMDQAVMIMRQWMTQGEA from the coding sequence ATGCCCCCCTTTCTGCAAAGCACCCTGGCCAAGGCCACGGACTTCTGGACCGATAAATCCCTGGCCCAGCGCATCCTCCTCGGAGGATTGCTGGTCTCGCTCCTGATCGCGTTCTTCGCCATGATCTTCTGGATGAACAAGGTCGACTACAGGGTCCTGTACAGCAATCTGTATCAGGAAGACGCGTCCAGCGTGGTGAACTACCTGCAAAAGGAAAAAATCCCCTACCGGATCACCGATTCCGGAACCACCATCACGGTGCCGGGAGACATGGTTTACGAAGCGCGGCTCAAACTTGCCGGCGAAGGCTCCCTGCATGGTCAGGGCATCGGCTTCGAGCTCTTCGACGAGAACAAGATCGGCCAAACCAACTTCGTGCAGGGCATCAACTACCAGCGCGCCCTCCAGGGCGAGCTGTCCCGCACCATCTCCGAGCTGTCCGAGGTGGAGAGCGCCCGCGTGCACCTGGTGCTGCCCAACAAGAGCCTCTTCGTCGAGGAACAGGCCCCGCCCTCCGCGGCCATCATGCTCAAGCTCAAGGGCGGCCGCAGCCTGGGAGCGCAGCAAGTGCAGGCCATCGTCAACCTCGTCTCCACCAGCGTCGAGGGCATGACCACCGAACACATCACCCTTGCCGACAGCCGGGGCAAGATCCTCTATGAACCCAAGGCGGACACGGACTTCACGGGTTTGAGCTCGACCCAACTTGAATACCAGATGAGCATGCAGCGCAGCCTGGAGCAGCGCATCGAACAGCTTCTGGTGCCCATCGTCGGCCCCGGACGCGTCATCGCCCGCGTCAATGCCGATCTCGACTTCGATCGCACGACCATCCGCAAGGAAATCTTCGACCCCAAGTCCGCCGTGGTCAGGAGCGAGGTCAGAAACGAAGAGGAAAGCAAGGGTTCGGCCAATGTCGACGGCGGTACCCCCGATCCCAATTACCAGGGCGAGAACGACGGCATGGCCTCCGGCACGGCGCAGGAAAGCACCCGCACTTCCTCCACCACGAATTTCGACATCAACAAGGAAGAGCAGCAGATCATCTCCCAGGTCGGGAGCATCAAGCGTTTAAGCGTTGCCGTTCTCGTCGACGGCAAGTACACTCAGCAGCAGGACGGGACGTACGCCTTCGAGCCGCTCAGTGCCGAGCAGATGGAACAAATCCGCCAGCTCAGCCAGCGCGCCGTCGGCTTCGACGACACCCGCGGCGACGCCATAGAGGTCTCCTCGATCTCCTTTGGCGAGCCCATGGGTGCCGAACAGGCCCCGCTTCTGGACGTTGCCTCGCGCTACTTCCAGCTTCTGGGCAAGCCGCTCCTGAACACACTCATCATCCTCCTGTTCCTGCTCTTCGTGGCGCGCCCCGTGGTCCTGGCCCTGATCCGCCCGAAGGTCGAAAAGCCCACCGTGCAGACGTCCGACGAACTGGGTGCGGCCCAGGAGCTCATGGCCCTGACCGAAGGATTGAACGAAGAGGACATGGCGGCCGTGGACGCCGTCAAACGCATCGAAAACGCCAAGCACCTCGCACAGCAGCTTGTCGAGCAGAACATGGATCAGGCCGTCATGATCATGCGCCAATGGATGACTCAGGGAGAAGCATAA
- the fliE gene encoding flagellar hook-basal body complex protein FliE has protein sequence MAVSPLAIKAYSAASELLSNPKSIDAKNTSTKEATQSFAQTIEESLAKVNEMQGEKSLMIQDFVSGKNQNVHELMITLQKAGLAMDMTSAVRNKVMQAYQEIMRIQF, from the coding sequence ATGGCGGTATCACCCTTGGCCATCAAGGCCTATTCGGCGGCAAGCGAGCTTTTGAGCAACCCCAAAAGCATCGACGCCAAGAACACGTCCACCAAGGAAGCGACTCAGTCCTTTGCCCAGACCATCGAAGAGTCCCTGGCCAAGGTCAATGAAATGCAGGGGGAAAAATCGCTCATGATCCAGGATTTTGTCTCGGGCAAAAACCAGAACGTGCATGAGCTCATGATCACCCTGCAAAAGGCCGGACTGGCCATGGACATGACCTCCGCCGTCCGCAACAAGGTCATGCAGGCTTATCAGGAAATAATGCGCATCCAGTTCTGA